One window of Sphingobacteriales bacterium genomic DNA carries:
- a CDS encoding VCBS repeat-containing protein, which translates to MKSFQFSPLAGFLCIVLSWFCTVEVEGQITFGPEQVIAQSEINLPILVGTPDFNGDGFSDILMLSEINRRLSWFQNLGSNNFGPLQYIDDLSGMASEVRYEDFDSDGDQDILVALGSGWIWFANDGTGNFNPPQPAAGVPPFEGVLGDLNGDGIPDLVTAGVNETNFAIVSWKPGDGLGNYGAQEVLYTSPFLFSAIGDFKLADISNDGYTDVIISVSAWAWGGSFGALLNDGSANFTWQGLPYTIACGMTFAIADFNNDGLVDIAKALQNNDVLEWEEQTSPFNFTNHNLINPIITNPTDVYVADVDEDGLPDVISASGGNGNIVWHKNQPGTTFAPSQIIIQNTDNNYCDEFAYMNNLNKITYFGYETGSAEGQLFYQHQAWMNFLPDALNNPADNLLLSQCVKGAAADLNNDGFMDFVALTDSDDLKWFLNDGAGNFTFVGSYASIKNFVLADVNNDGFADFLNRTFGGGSSLTQIYLNDGFAGFAYAEQYPISPVEVGDINNDGNIDIIGHLGTSPNWLVWLEGDGAGSFGNSNFIAGAVCCKIKASDLDGDGDDDIIVVDETTIYYYENLGNGSDFTSAQIAAYVNGWVEAVCLADMDGDGDLDIVAATSIFDKIVWFENLSNNPQIMGTVFYDFNQNGLLDEDDFGLNFQNIAITPNSINTYTNANGTFAFFYPEEGDYILTFTLPEGWMATSPTTLTVNVTSTQGSNDNNFGIYPVNPVSEIQPYLISGFNRCNDIVTYYLTIANEGTAVEDLTIVAFQPDDLLTFISANPPPDSVGIMGTVYWHINNLLPNSNNLIIAGIQAPGFSEFGTVLQNNLNVTSYDSSGNQTFTNSFAY; encoded by the coding sequence ATGAAATCATTCCAATTCTCTCCGTTAGCGGGTTTTTTGTGTATTGTTTTATCTTGGTTTTGTACTGTAGAGGTGGAGGGACAGATTACCTTTGGTCCCGAACAGGTGATTGCGCAATCGGAAATTAACCTCCCGATATTGGTTGGCACGCCCGATTTTAACGGCGATGGTTTCTCCGACATACTCATGCTGTCGGAAATTAATCGGCGACTGTCATGGTTTCAAAACTTGGGTTCAAATAATTTCGGACCCTTACAATATATTGACGACTTGTCTGGAATGGCATCGGAAGTACGGTATGAAGATTTTGATTCAGATGGAGATCAAGATATTCTCGTTGCTTTAGGCAGCGGTTGGATATGGTTTGCCAATGATGGCACGGGCAATTTCAACCCGCCGCAGCCCGCAGCCGGCGTACCGCCTTTTGAGGGGGTGCTGGGCGATTTGAACGGAGACGGAATTCCCGACTTGGTAACAGCCGGAGTAAACGAAACGAATTTTGCCATTGTTTCGTGGAAACCCGGCGATGGACTGGGAAACTACGGCGCACAGGAGGTTTTATACACAAGCCCGTTTCTGTTTTCAGCTATCGGAGATTTTAAATTGGCCGATATAAGCAACGACGGATATACCGATGTAATCATCTCAGTAAGTGCTTGGGCTTGGGGTGGAAGTTTCGGAGCATTGTTAAATGACGGCTCTGCCAATTTTACCTGGCAGGGGCTACCTTATACAATTGCCTGCGGTATGACCTTTGCAATTGCCGACTTTAACAACGATGGTTTGGTAGATATTGCTAAAGCCCTCCAAAACAACGATGTATTGGAATGGGAGGAACAGACTTCCCCTTTTAATTTCACCAATCATAACCTGATAAATCCCATAATTACCAATCCTACCGATGTTTATGTTGCAGATGTGGACGAAGACGGATTGCCCGACGTAATATCGGCATCGGGCGGCAACGGCAATATTGTCTGGCACAAAAACCAACCGGGAACAACTTTCGCTCCGTCTCAAATAATTATTCAAAACACCGACAACAACTACTGCGACGAGTTCGCTTACATGAATAATTTGAACAAAATCACCTATTTTGGATATGAAACCGGAAGTGCCGAAGGACAACTTTTCTATCAACACCAAGCATGGATGAACTTTTTACCCGATGCCTTAAACAACCCTGCCGATAACTTGCTGTTGTCGCAATGTGTTAAGGGCGCAGCAGCCGATTTAAACAATGACGGTTTTATGGATTTTGTTGCCCTGACCGATTCTGATGACTTGAAATGGTTTTTAAACGATGGCGCAGGTAATTTTACTTTTGTCGGCAGCTACGCCAGCATAAAAAACTTTGTCCTTGCCGATGTCAATAATGACGGGTTTGCAGACTTTTTAAACAGAACGTTTGGCGGAGGATCGTCATTAACACAGATATACTTGAATGATGGTTTTGCCGGGTTCGCTTATGCCGAGCAATATCCGATTAGCCCGGTTGAAGTTGGGGATATCAACAACGACGGTAATATTGATATAATCGGGCATTTAGGAACTTCCCCTAATTGGTTAGTTTGGCTTGAAGGCGATGGCGCAGGAAGTTTTGGTAATTCCAACTTTATAGCCGGTGCAGTGTGCTGTAAAATAAAAGCATCAGATTTGGATGGAGATGGTGATGATGACATTATTGTGGTAGATGAAACAACAATATACTATTATGAAAACTTAGGAAACGGCAGCGACTTCACTTCGGCACAAATTGCTGCCTATGTAAATGGTTGGGTAGAAGCCGTATGTCTGGCTGATATGGACGGAGATGGTGATTTGGACATCGTTGCGGCAACATCTATATTCGATAAAATTGTTTGGTTTGAAAACCTTTCCAACAACCCGCAAATCATGGGTACAGTGTTTTATGATTTCAACCAAAACGGCTTACTTGATGAAGACGATTTCGGTTTAAATTTCCAAAATATAGCCATAACTCCCAACTCTATCAACACCTATACCAATGCAAACGGAACATTTGCTTTCTTCTACCCCGAAGAGGGCGATTATATACTAACTTTTACCCTGCCGGAAGGGTGGATGGCAACCTCACCCACTACATTAACAGTAAACGTTACATCTACACAAGGAAGCAACGACAACAATTTTGGCATTTACCCCGTCAATCCGGTTTCTGAAATTCAACCTTATCTGATTTCCGGTTTTAACCGATGTAACGATATTGTTACTTATTACCTTACCATTGCCAACGAAGGAACGGCAGTAGAAGATTTGACTATTGTTGCTTTTCAGCCCGATGACCTGCTTACATTTATCAGCGCCAATCCTCCGCCCGATTCTGTCGGCATAATGGGTACTGTCTATTGGCATATCAACAACCTGTTGCCCAACAGCAACAACCTTATCATTGCCGGCATACAAGCTCCCGGTTTTTCTGAATTTGGTACAGTTTTACAAAACAACCTCAATGTTACAAGCTACGACAGTTCCGGCAATCAAACTTTTACAAATAGTTTTGCGTACTAA
- a CDS encoding VCBS repeat-containing protein has translation MKKLYVYLVIILGILVAGSGYSQTTFGPQQVIAQLEVNNPTEVYSADINSDGLLDIIVVHSDWSLVSWFKNDGNNSFQRAQVLVEGFLAGIIVTDVDGDDDVDFLGFDGNQVKWFLNNGNGSFGIPQTINLPNTIRDIKYSDFDLDGDNDILLAINNQLVWLSNNGEGVFGSAQPMVDVQPTYAGSVDVADVNNDALPDIVAGFEGGRLVWYANDGSGNFGPKQLIGDPLYQPSYIATADLDSDGDNDILIHYGTLQDFENPTLRLAWLPNDGSNNFGPVQDIFAPSYGYGMGGGEASNFYSIQLLDYDYDGDLDIVSTLGLSNWEENSVLLNITYNNGIGQFTTSSNLQEYCTSLYLNAVDLNSDGLWDIVNSKSREDYVGIRFDGFPEIPLTYTSCSYIQNIYPVYLNDDNLIDFVTINYDVDMILGYLTYYTQTETGDFITLKIQHPDCAGFFYLSPMIVLYIGKFDNDDFIDLITLDFDGQVKLYRGFVYTSGYYYVDDAVPLEITFSNNTYDIRFSDLNNDGAIDIVSVDETELFFSVFLNNGDGNFDNFYSFYSFDYSNWLIEDFDNNGLKDIGVISGNLLIWHVNTGEDFQLLPEISLPVSDSISNTSNNEDFNGDGFSDFFLSQDSQFLWLPANGTGSFGTPQVIGEADMSNVQLVDMDLDGDMDLIGLLASNIVFFENLGYGIFSPIQQMITDIPINTMSMKMVDMDGDFDLDVVIASTNYFSIPFESSIVWYENMSDNQQISGTVFYDNNQNGLLDEDDFGLNFQNITLTPNVVNTYSNSNGGFTFVTPNAGEYNLTFNLPEGWAATSPTTLSVSVSTVQGSSDNNFGIYPISPISDIQTYINSGLNRCSNSVPYYLTIANEGTAIEDMTIVAFQPDPLLTFSFAFLPPDSISTSGVIYWHVNNLLPNSNSLLTAYFQAPDFTNIGSYLQNSLSATCYNNTGNPTDTATYTYTPIVVCAYDPNDKTVTPEGIWEQNYTLVDEELFYTIRFQNTGNDTAFYVRITDVLSPHLDHSTFRIVNSSHDMQTYRYPDGLVEFHFHDIMLPDSTTNEPGSHGFVMFAVKPLPSLSDNTPVNNTADIYFDQNPPIITNTTLNTLVYELPASPPLPITLTRFTGTVQPQDNLLQWTTAAEVNNAYFTLQYSPNGNEFTSLAQIAGAGTASAAKSYQYTHANPYPLTYYRLLQTDYDGTTRQAGEVITLNRTQSVAGLGITHILPNPTRNSATLIYTSPQTQPVTLILYDLTGRLLHEATIQATIGTNNCVLDMLPYPQGLYVVTLNNGVEVVSGKVVKE, from the coding sequence ATGAAAAAATTATACGTTTATTTGGTTATTATTCTTGGCATCTTAGTTGCCGGTAGTGGTTATTCGCAAACCACCTTTGGACCTCAGCAGGTGATAGCGCAATTAGAAGTCAATAACCCCACCGAAGTATATAGTGCAGATATTAATTCCGATGGATTATTGGATATTATAGTAGTTCACTCGGATTGGTCTTTAGTGTCGTGGTTTAAAAATGACGGAAACAACAGTTTTCAACGCGCTCAAGTACTCGTTGAAGGGTTTTTAGCAGGAATAATCGTCACAGATGTTGATGGTGATGACGATGTAGATTTTTTAGGTTTTGATGGAAATCAAGTCAAATGGTTTCTCAATAATGGGAATGGTAGTTTTGGCATACCTCAAACAATAAATCTCCCCAATACTATAAGGGATATAAAATATTCAGATTTTGATCTGGATGGAGATAATGATATTTTGCTTGCCATAAATAACCAATTGGTGTGGCTGTCAAATAATGGAGAGGGGGTCTTTGGTTCAGCCCAACCAATGGTTGACGTTCAACCTACTTATGCCGGTAGTGTGGATGTAGCAGATGTAAACAATGACGCTTTACCTGATATAGTAGCCGGTTTTGAAGGAGGCAGATTGGTTTGGTATGCCAACGATGGAAGCGGGAACTTTGGACCCAAACAATTAATAGGAGATCCGCTTTACCAGCCTTCCTATATCGCTACTGCCGATTTAGATTCAGACGGAGATAACGATATTTTAATCCATTACGGAACACTACAAGATTTTGAAAACCCTACGCTACGGTTAGCTTGGTTGCCTAATGATGGCAGTAATAATTTTGGCCCTGTACAAGATATTTTTGCTCCTTCGTACGGATATGGAATGGGCGGTGGTGAAGCATCTAATTTTTACAGTATTCAGTTGTTAGATTATGACTATGATGGAGATTTAGACATAGTCAGCACATTAGGTCTTAGCAATTGGGAAGAAAACAGCGTTTTGCTGAACATAACTTACAATAATGGAATCGGTCAGTTTACTACGTCTTCAAATTTGCAGGAATATTGTACCAGTTTATATTTAAACGCTGTGGATTTAAATTCTGATGGATTGTGGGATATTGTAAACAGCAAAAGCAGAGAAGATTATGTAGGGATACGTTTTGATGGTTTTCCGGAAATACCCTTAACCTACACTTCTTGCTCCTATATACAAAATATTTATCCTGTATATTTAAATGACGATAATCTAATTGACTTTGTAACCATAAATTACGATGTTGATATGATATTAGGTTATTTGACATATTATACCCAAACAGAAACAGGCGATTTTATTACCCTAAAAATTCAACACCCTGATTGTGCAGGTTTCTTTTATTTATCGCCAATGATAGTTCTGTACATAGGCAAATTTGATAACGACGATTTTATTGATTTGATAACTTTGGATTTTGATGGACAGGTGAAGTTATATAGAGGCTTTGTTTATACAAGTGGATATTATTATGTTGATGATGCGGTGCCACTTGAAATCACTTTTTCAAACAATACTTATGATATTCGTTTTTCAGATTTGAACAATGATGGAGCAATAGATATAGTATCAGTAGATGAAACAGAACTTTTTTTTAGTGTTTTTTTAAACAATGGGGATGGAAATTTTGACAACTTCTACTCATTCTATTCTTTTGATTACAGCAACTGGTTAATAGAAGACTTTGACAATAATGGGCTGAAAGATATAGGTGTTATTTCCGGCAATTTGTTAATCTGGCATGTAAATACCGGAGAGGACTTTCAACTATTACCTGAAATTAGCTTACCCGTCAGCGATAGTATTTCAAATACATCTAACAATGAAGATTTTAATGGGGACGGCTTCTCTGATTTCTTTTTAAGTCAGGATTCACAATTTTTATGGTTACCCGCCAATGGAACAGGTAGTTTTGGAACTCCACAGGTTATTGGTGAAGCCGATATGTCTAATGTTCAGTTAGTAGATATGGATCTTGATGGAGATATGGACTTAATTGGTCTATTGGCATCTAATATAGTGTTTTTTGAAAATCTGGGCTATGGAATTTTTAGTCCGATACAACAAATGATAACGGATATTCCCATCAATACTATGAGCATGAAAATGGTTGATATGGATGGGGATTTTGATTTAGATGTTGTAATTGCAAGTACAAATTACTTTTCGATACCTTTTGAATCATCAATAGTATGGTATGAAAATATGTCTGACAACCAGCAAATCTCAGGAACGGTGTTTTACGATAACAACCAAAACGGGCTACTCGATGAAGACGATTTCGGTTTAAATTTTCAAAACATTACCCTTACTCCAAACGTAGTAAACACATATTCCAATTCAAACGGAGGATTTACTTTTGTTACCCCCAATGCCGGCGAGTACAATTTAACTTTTAATTTGCCGGAGGGATGGGCAGCAACTTCGCCCACAACGTTATCAGTAAGTGTTTCCACTGTACAAGGAAGTAGCGATAACAATTTTGGCATTTACCCCATTAGCCCTATTTCTGATATTCAAACCTATATTAACTCCGGCTTAAACCGATGCAGTAACTCTGTGCCTTATTACCTCACCATTGCAAACGAAGGAACAGCAATAGAAGACATGACAATTGTTGCTTTTCAGCCTGACCCTCTGCTTACTTTTTCCTTTGCTTTTCTCCCTCCCGATTCAATAAGTACTTCCGGAGTGATTTACTGGCATGTTAATAATCTGTTGCCTAATAGCAACAGCTTATTGACAGCATACTTTCAAGCCCCCGATTTTACTAATATAGGTTCTTACTTGCAAAACAGCCTGTCTGCTACATGCTACAACAATACAGGTAATCCAACTGACACAGCTACTTATACTTACACCCCCATAGTTGTATGCGCCTACGACCCCAACGATAAAACGGTTACTCCCGAAGGAATTTGGGAGCAAAACTATACCCTTGTTGACGAGGAACTGTTTTATACCATCCGTTTCCAAAACACCGGCAACGACACCGCTTTTTACGTGCGCATCACCGATGTGCTTTCTCCACATTTAGACCACAGCACCTTCCGAATCGTCAACAGCAGCCATGACATGCAAACCTACCGCTACCCGGACGGTTTGGTAGAATTTCATTTTCACGATATCATGCTGCCCGACAGCACAACCAACGAACCCGGCAGTCACGGCTTCGTGATGTTTGCTGTTAAACCTCTCCCCAGCTTATCCGATAACACCCCCGTAAACAACACCGCCGACATTTACTTTGACCAAAACCCGCCCATCATCACCAATACCACTCTGAATACGCTGGTTTACGAACTGCCTGCCTCGCCCCCTCTGCCCATAACGCTCACCCGATTCACCGGTACGGTTCAACCCCAAGACAACCTCCTCCAATGGACAACGGCAGCAGAGGTTAACAATGCCTACTTCACCCTCCAATACTCACCTAATGGCAACGAGTTTACTTCCCTCGCCCAAATAGCCGGAGCAGGCACTGCCTCCGCCGCAAAGAGTTACCAATATACCCACGCCAATCCCTATCCGCTCACCTACTACCGCCTCCTCCAAACCGATTACGACGGAACCACAAGGCAGGCAGGAGAAGTCATCACCCTGAACCGGACCCAGTCCGTTGCGGGTTTAGGTATAACCCATATCTTGCCCAACCCCACACGAAACTCCGCCACCCTAATCTACACCTCCCCACAAACCCAACCCGTTACCCTAATCCTATACGACCTGACCGGCAGGCTGCTGCATGAAGCAACAATACAGGCTACCATCGGAACAAACAATTGCGTTTTGGATATGCTGCCCTATCCGCAGGGTTTGTATGTGGTAACGCTCAACAATGGGGTGGAGGTGGTTTCGGGGAAGGTGGTGAAGGAGTAG
- a CDS encoding flippase-like domain-containing protein has translation MLQITNRFHNIQKSNVGIFLLKIGIAFLLGYIIYRQLHGKTNLTDVWTTLKNAGSIQGILSLVVAVLLVGANWGLEALKWQRVLKPLERISFSGSIKSILCGVTVSMLTPNRTGEYVGRILTLQQEDSFKAIPLALTCSFSQLLVNLTLGFTAFFLFCFYYSGLTFLLSMAFIGLAVSLISTALFFYFKIHALPQFLRGRFFKKVSDFVAPLKLTDHKTLLILLFWSLVRYMVYTMQYIFLLHAFGISFSWAEACILICSIYFVQTFIPSIAMAELGVRGNLALYFIGFTAGTSAAILSATFCLWLINLLIPSLAGLVFITQSGNFEKLFRTSQTKELATVKVVTKN, from the coding sequence ATGCTTCAGATTACCAATCGGTTTCACAATATACAAAAGTCGAATGTAGGGATATTTCTGCTAAAAATAGGGATTGCCTTTTTATTGGGCTATATAATCTACCGGCAATTACATGGTAAAACCAATCTTACCGATGTTTGGACAACTTTAAAAAATGCCGGAAGTATTCAGGGAATCCTCAGTTTGGTGGTTGCTGTGTTATTGGTTGGTGCAAACTGGGGCTTGGAGGCTTTGAAATGGCAACGTGTTTTGAAGCCTTTGGAAAGAATTAGTTTTTCCGGGAGTATTAAAAGTATATTATGCGGCGTAACTGTTTCGATGCTAACGCCCAATAGAACCGGTGAGTATGTCGGACGTATTCTGACGCTTCAACAGGAAGATAGTTTTAAGGCAATTCCTCTTGCTTTGACCTGTAGCTTTTCCCAATTATTGGTAAATCTGACGCTGGGATTTACGGCGTTTTTTTTATTTTGTTTCTATTATTCAGGTCTGACTTTTCTTTTGAGTATGGCTTTTATAGGTTTAGCCGTCTCCTTAATCAGCACTGCCCTGTTTTTTTATTTTAAAATTCATGCGTTACCTCAATTTTTACGAGGCCGTTTTTTTAAAAAAGTTTCTGATTTTGTTGCTCCCCTGAAACTGACAGACCACAAAACTCTTCTTATTCTTCTGTTTTGGTCTTTAGTCAGATATATGGTTTACACAATGCAGTATATTTTTTTGCTTCATGCTTTTGGCATCTCATTTAGTTGGGCAGAAGCCTGTATTTTGATTTGCAGCATATACTTTGTTCAGACATTTATTCCTTCAATTGCTATGGCCGAATTGGGTGTCAGGGGGAATTTAGCACTCTATTTTATTGGATTTACCGCCGGCACTTCAGCGGCCATTCTTTCGGCTACTTTTTGTCTGTGGTTGATAAACCTGCTCATTCCTTCATTGGCAGGCCTTGTTTTTATCACACAATCGGGCAATTTTGAAAAGCTTTTCCGAACAAGTCAAACTAAAGAATTGGCAACTGTAAAAGTTGTTACGAAAAACTGA
- a CDS encoding T9SS type A sorting domain-containing protein — MKSRNIFLMAVLLVLVKGFAEAQTTFGPQQVIVQTETDAPSSVYTADLDNDGDIDVLSASSKDNKIAWYENDGMGNFGGQQIITTVANGASSVYAADLDGDGDFDVLSASEYNNKIAWYENYGTGNFGSQQIITTAVSSARSVYSADLDGDGDLDVLSASFLDNKIAWYENDGMGNFGAQQIISTSIYNTQSVYAADLNGDGDIDVLSTSYNDGKIAWFENDGAGNFGVQQVISNSADGAWSVYAADLDGDGDFDVLSASIDDDKIAWYENNGVGNFSTQQIITTAANGANAVHATDLDGDGDVDVLSASSGDNKIAWYENDGVGNFSTQQIITTTANGANTVYAADLDGDGDVDVLSASSEDDKIAWYENDGAGNFGVPHIISTSADGARSVYTADLDGDGDMDVLSASAVDDKIAWYENDGAGNFGKQQLISFNANGANSVHAEDLDGDGDMDVLSASYYDDKIAWYENDGTGNFGAQQIITFESDWASSVYAADLDGDGDIDVLSASFNDNEITWHENDGTGNFGIHHNIFASANGANSVYAADLDGDGDIDVLSASWVDDKIAWYENGGIGNFGPQQIITTAANGAYSVYAADLDSDGDLDVLSASLNDDKIAWYENDGVGNFGAEQIISITAIGALSVSVSDLDGDGDMDVLSASNVDDKIAWYENDGAGNFGTQQIISTEADGPRAVYAADLDGDGDLDVLSASYNDSKIAWYENLLETVVGFSGSQNVPAIAFHLTPNPTRNSATLTYTSPQSQPVTLSLYDLTGRLLFEKNLQPTFGTNNYVLDMLLYPQGLYVVTLNNGIEVVSGKVVKE, encoded by the coding sequence ATGAAATCACGAAACATTTTTTTGATGGCTGTTTTATTGGTTTTGGTGAAAGGTTTCGCTGAGGCGCAAACTACTTTTGGCCCGCAGCAGGTGATTGTACAAACTGAAACCGATGCTCCAAGTTCTGTTTATACCGCTGATTTAGATAATGATGGTGATATAGATGTCTTGTCTGCTTCATCTAAGGACAATAAAATAGCCTGGTATGAAAACGATGGTATGGGCAACTTTGGGGGACAGCAAATCATCACCACTGTCGCTAATGGCGCAAGTTCTGTATATGCCGCCGATTTGGATGGAGATGGGGATTTTGATGTCTTGTCAGCATCTGAGTATAATAATAAAATAGCTTGGTATGAAAACTATGGCACGGGCAATTTTGGCTCACAGCAAATCATCACCACTGCTGTTTCTAGTGCACGGTCTGTTTATTCCGCCGATTTGGACGGCGACGGCGATTTAGATGTTTTGTCGGCTTCTTTTCTTGATAATAAAATAGCATGGTACGAAAACGATGGCATGGGCAACTTTGGAGCACAGCAAATCATATCCACCTCCATCTATAACACCCAATCCGTTTATGCCGCCGATTTGAACGGAGACGGGGATATAGACGTTTTGTCGACTTCTTATAATGATGGCAAAATAGCCTGGTTTGAAAACGATGGTGCCGGCAACTTTGGAGTGCAGCAAGTCATATCCAACTCTGCTGATGGTGCATGGTCTGTTTATGCTGCCGATTTGGACGGAGATGGTGATTTTGATGTGTTGTCGGCATCTATTGATGATGACAAAATAGCATGGTATGAAAACAATGGCGTAGGTAATTTCAGCACACAACAAATCATCACCACTGCTGCCAATGGCGCAAACGCTGTACATGCCACCGATTTAGACGGCGATGGAGATGTGGATGTATTGTCGGCTTCTTCGGGTGATAACAAAATAGCTTGGTACGAAAACGATGGCGTAGGTAATTTCAGTACACAGCAAATTATCACCACTACTGCCAATGGCGCAAACACTGTATATGCCGCCGATTTAGACGGCGATGGAGATGTGGATGTATTGTCAGCTTCTTCAGAGGATGACAAAATAGCTTGGTACGAAAACGATGGCGCAGGAAACTTTGGAGTTCCGCATATCATCTCCACCTCAGCCGATGGCGCAAGATCCGTTTATACCGCAGATTTAGATGGCGATGGCGATATGGATGTTTTGTCCGCTTCTGCTGTTGATGACAAAATAGCATGGTATGAAAATGACGGCGCAGGCAATTTCGGCAAACAGCAACTCATCTCCTTTAATGCCAATGGCGCAAATTCTGTTCACGCCGAAGATTTGGACGGCGATGGTGATATGGATGTCTTGTCCGCTTCTTATTATGACGACAAAATAGCTTGGTATGAAAATGATGGCACGGGCAACTTTGGGGCACAGCAAATCATTACCTTTGAGTCCGATTGGGCTTCGTCAGTTTATGCTGCCGATTTGGACGGCGATGGCGATATAGACGTTTTGTCGGCTTCCTTTAATGACAATGAAATAACTTGGCACGAAAACGATGGCACGGGCAACTTTGGTATTCACCATAATATTTTCGCCTCTGCCAATGGCGCAAACTCTGTGTATGCCGCCGATTTAGACGGCGATGGGGATATAGACGTTTTGTCGGCATCTTGGGTTGACGACAAAATAGCCTGGTATGAAAACGGCGGGATAGGAAACTTTGGACCTCAGCAAATCATCACCACCGCTGCAAATGGTGCATATTCTGTTTATGCCGCTGATTTGGATAGCGATGGCGATTTGGACGTTTTGTCGGCTTCTCTGAATGACGATAAAATAGCATGGTATGAAAACGACGGCGTAGGCAACTTTGGTGCTGAGCAAATCATATCCATTACTGCCATCGGTGCATTGTCTGTATCTGTCTCAGATTTGGATGGAGACGGAGACATGGACGTGTTGTCAGCTTCTAATGTTGATGACAAAATAGCATGGTATGAAAACGATGGCGCGGGTAACTTTGGAACACAGCAAATAATATCTACGGAAGCAGATGGTCCAAGGGCTGTTTATGCCGCAGATTTGGACGGGGATGGGGATTTAGACGTTTTGTCGGCATCGTACAATGATAGCAAAATAGCCTGGTACGAAAATCTTTTAGAAACCGTAGTCGGTTTTTCGGGTTCACAAAATGTACCAGCAATTGCTTTCCACTTAACACCAAACCCCACACGAAACTCCGCCACACTAACCTACACCTCCCCACAATCCCAACCCGTTACCCTTAGTCTTTACGACCTGACCGGAAGACTGCTGTTTGAAAAAAACCTACAGCCAACCTTTGGAACAAACAACTACGTTTTAGATATGCTGCTATACCCTCAGGGTTTGTATGTGGTCACGCTCAACAACGGGATTGAGGTGGTATCGGGGAAAGTAGTGAAGGAGTAG